Part of the Benincasa hispida cultivar B227 chromosome 12, ASM972705v1, whole genome shotgun sequence genome is shown below.
TAGGATCCTCCCTAAGGTGATCGAATGGGaaagttgtaagcctttgcggggcccTTCCCACAACGATCAGGATGTGCGAACGGTGTTACAATGTAGACCTTTTCAgaatcctccctagggtgatcgaatgggagagttgtaagcctttgtgaGGCCCCTCCCACAACGATCATGATATGCGAACGTTGTTACAAGATAGACCTTTTCGGGATCCTCCTTAGGGTGTTCGCATGGGAGAGCTGTAAGCCTTGGCGGGGCCCCTCTAATGACGATTAGGATGCACGAACGAAGCTGCAAGGTAGTCGGTGATCGAAGGAGGGGGTTATAAGCCTTTGCGAGTcccccatgacgatcaggatgcacgaacggtgctacaaggaaGACCTTATCAGGATAAGGTGATCGCATGGGAGAGTCGTAAACCTTGGCGGGGCCCTTCCCATGACGATCATGATATACGAACGGTGCTACAAAGTAGACATTTTcgagatcctccctagggtgatcgcaTGAGAGAGTTGTAAACTTTGGCGGGGCCCCTACCATGACGATTATGATGCACGAACGGCGCTGCAAGGTAGTCGGTGATCGAATGAGGGGCTCATAAGCCTTTATGGGTTTCCCATGATGATCAGGAAGCACGAACACGGGCATGAACAAGGATACAATAGATAGACCATGCCAAGGTCGTCCTTATGTGCACCAAAGACGGGTTggtgagattaaaaaaaattgttttgttgTGCTCCTTTGGTTGCACTGTAACTCCTACAAAAAAATAGTAAGGGGGCgagttagtaaaaaaaaaaagaaataaaaaaacatgtgaaaaaaaaagtgttggaaaaaaaagggaaggaaaaagaaagaaagaaaaaaacattgaaagaaagaagaggaaaatgagaaaaaggaaagatttagaagaagaggaaaatgagATAAAGGAAAGattagaagaagaggaggagagGATAATGAAGGGGTTGATTCCTAGGTTCCATAACAAATTAGCTAATCTAGATCAAATAAAgatttgattcaaaatattagatttttttattagatttcctaatttgattatatcctaatttcaaattaaattaaacaaattctctatctaatttgattttattagattttttccttaaatttaccttcaattAAGATTTGGACataatccaaattttattcaaaatcaaatttaaattatggataaaatcacaaattaaaatttggccatattccaaattttattcaaaattaaaattttcaacattgagattaaattgtaaataaaatctcaaattaaaatttggacatattccaaattttatccaaaaatccAAATCATCTACTTTTATCCTCAAGCCaaatttaggataaaatttcgaattaaaatttaagcatatttcaaattttatcccaaatctaaatcACCAATTCAAgccaaattattaaggataaaatctcaaattaaaattttgacatATTCCAAAATTTTACCTCAAATTCAAGCTAAACTTATGtgctaaattcatagtttgactacacatcaattgaggtcaaattcaagaacaaatatatttggattttaattccaactttatattttttgagatttattcacccatatatgtgcataaatctcgaaaggggcatttgttgaatgaaaaattttggaccaatcacaagttgtcatcatttactaaattaatgacgaaatttcaaatcattaaatttgagctCAATTAGGAGTGGACATTTGTCTTGAATTGAAGTCGAAGACAATTTTCGATGACGCCACGTGGTTTTATCATGGCCGTTGAAATTTGGCTccatttgatattattatttgggtcaaagtccaactaagcccaaaaataggttgaatttaacccccaaatgtcaaatcaagcCTAAATTcgattaattgggcccaaaggccagacccattgatcaaccaagcccaagtctacctgtgaactctataaatagagaagctctcctcatttggaggGGTCAACAATTCTGCATTCTAGAGAGCTTagagggaattctctacaatcggAAGACTCCTTGACTCATGAAGCTGACCACACTTGAATACTGAAGTCTTTtaaagatacaaacattcttccaagactcgaaGCTTAAGAACATCCACACGCCCTACTTCTAAACATCAAGCGTACACATTCAACCGAGAGAATCAAAAGATCAAGTACTAGAAattgaaccacatcgcatcaaattaacatcaacatcaataCCAACTTATGTTCAAGTCCACGAAATAAGTTTCTCTAGAAGCCTTGTGCAAACActgatcattcaagaagatcaacaaacctaAAGGTCGATCGTCCCAGAatatcatcaagcccaaaggtcgatcatccaagaagataaacaagcccaaaggccgatcgtctaagaagatcaataagcccaaaggccgatcgtctaAGAAGAtaaacaagcccaaaggccgatcgtgcAAAAAGATCAaaaagcccaaaggccgatcgtccaagaagatcaacaaacctaaaggccgatcgtccaagaagatcaacaagcccaaaggccgatcatccaagaagatcaacaagccaaaggccaatcattcaagaagatcaaccagcttaaagactatagtttattttaaaagcatcaaaatattatgtactcactttccacaaaattaatacaaatacaaaattcaagttccacgaaataaatttctcttgaaatctcatgcgaacatgtgtatatatattttttttcagtttattattaatattaataataacaatattattagtattcttattattattatcataattgttattatttattaaaagaagataacaaaaaaccctaaatctcattttcttcatcttcttcacttagccatcccaaaaatctcattttctcctTTGCAATCTCATGTCTTCGATCGTTGGTTTTGATCGTTGgttcaacaactctttcttGAATTTTATCATCTTGGCTAGCTTTTAACGACCACCCTCACCAGGTTGTCGATCTTTTTTCACTTGCACACATATTTTCTGCTTTTGTTTATACTTTAAACTTCATTTTCAACAATGACGTTCTGGGATTGATAGTGTTTAAAGTTGGCTTTCAAGATCCAATGAGCAAAATAGTCACAGGAAATGAAGATGATGTGACTCCCTACAACTGGTTTGGTGTCAAAAGCAATCATACTTCCAATGGTCACATCGTCATAAAGTTGCAATTCCTTCACATATTCATTTGCCAACAACTTTACTGGTAAAATCAACTTTGCTCTTTCTCATCTTGGAGGAAGTCCATTGTTGTATacatccataagtttctaatgaTCCTCATGGACTGCTCGTCATCTTCCCTTGCATAAAAGATCATATtggatgatttttaattttgcttctGGAATGTTTAGATCTATGTATTTGTGGTTCTGGAATGTCTAAGTAGGCTGTATTTTTCGTATTCCTATTATTTTGGAAGGAGTGTATCTCTACATTTTTATTTGTACTTAATTATGTTattttagaatagttttgtcatttactaattagtattttttattatataaattcgttttgctatttttataattttggaacttttttatcatttttccaaataaaactttaaatttgctgtttcttttttcccctcagaattaatatacttttgaaggttaattttaaatcattactTAAGAGATATACGTCTGAATTAAACCTTAACTCAAAACAAATAATCTAATGTCTAGCTTGTTTCAAAATCTTGATGTCTTTTTTAGGTTTGCAATATAAATGATAAATGCATGATGAAAATGTAATGCAAAAacttgtatatatatgtatttctATGTAAGCATGAAATGAATCAATACTATTGCTCACACGAAAAACTAGGATTAATAAGGAATTATATCCCATCGAATTTGAGGACTAACAGACTCCATAACAATGTTTTTGGAGAAAGGGTCAAGTTTAGGGATGGCAACGGGACTGGAGTGGAGTGGGGATACACCCCCATCCCCGTCTCCGTGAAGATTTTTATTCCCCATCCTCGCTCCATTTCGTTTAGGGAGGTCGGGGTTGGGGAATCCCCGTGGCAAAAAATttccgttttttattttttttataataataattaaaaacaaaatcagtAACAATGTTACTGTGtcggttttttaaattattattactattattattattattatatattaacaatTCAAAAAAATCGGGGCAGGGTTGGGGACAGGGCTCCTCTCCCCGTCCCCGATCGGGAACCTGATTTAAATCCCCGGTTTGATCCCCGTACCCGGTCAAATCGGGGATTCCCTACCCGATCACCTATGAACTTATGCATCACAGGGACTTTATGAACTCTACGAACACCTATACACGACAGTTTTGTAAGGCATAAATGCTTTTAGTTAAATAGTCGATCTTCTTTTAATCTATTGGGTTGTGTTCTTTGTTTTAGTATAAAGTTAAATTTGTGATTCTTTTCAATGAAATTACAAGATAATATTATCATGACTAATGTGCAATGGTTTATATATGCACGATTAAGTAAATCACGTGTACATGTGcattttgcaattttttaaagttgttattaacGTTActtggttttatttatttatttttttttctaatttgatATATAATGTTAATTAGGATGTTCCTGgaaaaaatcaaagagaaagtGTAGAAGCAAGAGGAATGAAatgatttaatattattttccaATTAAAAAAAGCATTGAAAAAGGGTATAAGTTGTTTTATAATCGAATAAAATTGcgataaatattttatatcattGCAAGTATTCTTGcgatatttcaaaatatttgttGCAACTTGCAACATGATACAAGACGTCGTAAATTGCGACGTTTTTAAAACATCGTCGCTAAATATCTTTTCTGATGGGGCTTTACCAGTGTTCAATGTGACATTTTTTTAGCAAAGATTTTTTTAGTCTTTAGTgacattttcattttgtttgcaAAATTTGCATTTTGTTGTAGTGTTAATTCAATACAAATTGTAaagtataaggatcaaattgttatttattaatgttcaaagactaaatttatataaagttgaaagtataaggattaaattgttactttaaTGAAAGTTGAGGGACCAAAAGTGATTTTTGACCTATTATAAACTAGAAGCAAAATAATAACAAACATacatgtatatatgtatgtatattcaCAACCATTTTTTCTACAATTACCAGTATTATGTTAACTTAAGTATAACTCaattagtttaaaatatatattttccaacaacaaaaaaaaaaaattatttgtatttgttaaacacaaaaaataaaaaagcataACTTACTAAATAAAATCCGTTGttactaaataaaatatttattatcttcTCTAGGATGAATCATTGATCCTTTtgacaaaggaaaaaaatataggCTATGAATAGAAACATAAATAGAATAATTTATTGAAGTCTTTTTAGTATAATGGAGATAAGGGGATTCGAAccataaacttttttttttttttatgttactAATACACTTATTAAACTTGATGAATAAGTTAGTTGGCCTATTATATATAGTGAAATTTTcgcagataaaaaaaaatgtcaaactatttacaaaatagtaaaaaaaaaaaaaatactgtagacactaatagacttctgtCAATGATTATGTAGTattaatgataaacttctattttgtataaatagtttctcttattttttttatttttaaaagaatccttaaatgtataatatttattataactattttatttttaagaaaatagcCAAAGGTTCGTATGCCCTCTGCCGCGTTGGcataaatttcaatattaaaattGCCAACATATTATATAAATGATCAATGATTCGTCCACTGATGTGTCCCCAAGTCACAAGGTGGTTGGAAGAAATTATTGGAGTTATGCCATTTTTATTTTCCATCCAACggcaaaaataaaataaaataaaataaaataaaaatttaacggCTTAAAAAAAGTGTTTATGTCAATATGTGGATAATTCATTTGCTATGTATTGGTATTATTTCTCTTGAAATTGGAGGTTCAAATCTTCATATCACAcatttattgtactaaaaaaagatacttgaaagtcatttccaaATACCAAAGTTACGAAACTTCTCATACCATCTTTCCATCATTTCAATTTGTCCCTTATTACCAAACACACTAAGAATTATATCCCttattttcatcattttcatatgtttatttgcCAACAAGAGCGTAGTTCAACTGACATAATGTTCATACTATTAATCTCGTGGTTTGAGGTTTGATTCCCCCAcctcacactttaattacaatacctcttcaaaaaaaaaaagtcatttccaaatatttttaattagttcTTTTAAGAAGTGATGTCTTCTTTAATTATGTGAAAATAGGCATgcataacaattatttttctatctaaaaaaagagaaaaaaagatatcTTTTAatctataataattattattgttgAATGTCACAGTCGTACTTCTCCAATCGTGCGGCACCATGATTCACACGCTTTCATGATCAACCTTAAGGGAAACTCAAGTCCCAATTCACTTTTGCTCGACTCTTTGAACCTTCGTCAAACCTTAGGCAAGATTCTTTCATCCTTGTCGTATCTCTCTTCATCATCTAGGTTCTCAACAACACGTTTTTTATACTTTTACATCACTTTGGAACTTCACCAGGATGAGTTTGTACCCTTCGTTGGGCCAAAACAGgcttataacattttattgatgCTTACTGGATGATTTAGACACTTATCAGTGCTTACAGGGACATAACAATGCTTATCGGGCTCTATCAACCTACTTCAATGCCTATCAGGCATCTACCAGCCTAATGGTCGACTATCGGGCTTTACTAGGCCATTACAATACTTATCGAGACAACTCGAACAAGTATTAGGCCAACCAGGAACTATcgagtaccactgattcttcagGATGCCATCCTGAGTGTTGAGAAGTCATTAGCTTTCTCTCTCCTGCTCGGACATGCAACAACCCATAGGCAACAATTAAACTCGTAACTTCTCGGACATCCATCCATCCGGACATAATCGAGACTTAGACCCTTCCGAGTCCTTGTTGAATCAAAAC
Proteins encoded:
- the LOC120068192 gene encoding uncharacterized protein LOC120068192; the encoded protein is MPKAIPLSSVRSCSVILFLVSESIGSDSGFAPLAEQEKDAPLLILIRLTSSRLSAFNDHPHQVVDLFSLAHIFSAFVYTLNFIFNNDVLGLIVFKVGFQDPMSKIVTGNEDDVTPYNWFGVKSNHTSNGHIVIKLQFLHIFICQQLYW